From one Lysinibacillus sp. G4S2 genomic stretch:
- a CDS encoding GNAT family N-acetyltransferase, with the protein MDIRKPNDSELKKVLELSPQAVFEGTLSEVKPTNEKVEQLVKPLLEKGCYYLIATEEDKLMGWVLLGTSKDQFTDKINGFIYELFVLVEYRGKGISKRLMTTAIDQLRQQGYSEVRLSAFSENNAIKLYEKMGFNTRTVSMSLSL; encoded by the coding sequence ATGGATATTAGAAAACCTAACGATTCGGAACTCAAAAAGGTTTTGGAGCTTTCTCCTCAAGCTGTATTTGAAGGTACATTGAGTGAAGTAAAACCTACTAATGAAAAAGTCGAACAACTTGTTAAACCACTACTGGAAAAGGGATGCTATTACTTAATAGCTACAGAAGAAGATAAATTAATGGGCTGGGTTCTTTTAGGAACAAGTAAAGATCAGTTTACCGATAAGATAAACGGATTTATTTATGAACTATTTGTTTTAGTAGAATACAGAGGAAAAGGAATTTCTAAACGATTAATGACAACAGCCATTGACCAACTAAGACAACAAGGATACTCTGAAGTTCGTCTTAGTGCTTTTTCCGAGAATAATGCTATTAAACTGTACGAAAAAATGGGTTTTAATACAAGAACCGTTTCTATGAGTCTGTCGCTATGA
- a CDS encoding FtsX-like permease family protein, protein MYAIITLCFAHIKKRKIQNALLAILIMLSTLLLATSVTIIMNTNNIFEKTHHDSNGAHQILTMGKDIHNPITVNNWWQEQQGVTASQLIPYRNLSGFTVNGVETSNLYLFMMNTPKLPFAIDRLLFSEGENQAYPTEGTIWIPTSMASTSNISLGDAIEFNTGEKAFTLSVSGIVVDLPYGGPFTTNARIWMNEFDYNKQFDTMIGSEQYMMALRFDDYQQSANYWSEFEKFLQGPYLESKMEYEEIASFYLIINKIISFIMVSFGVAMLLISLFIIGFSISDAILTNYKTIGVIKSLGLTSRKISATYVLQFALLSVFSIIPGLIVSTLLSRVIIESSLSYLKAGKHLTITQDYKITLLIAVIILVIVILTAFIYSNKARHVEPVQAIKYGMSEFANSKLNRRLNNSNGLSNLINLPIHLQIGIKSITKNMRSSIFIIVLTAITSGILVFSAVILNSFISIKQTSPEWGYDSSHVVVTVFNDATFSKQQFEQFLRSDKRIKNHAWLDQFTGVLPNEPNQPLNINVNTIEGSFDDAGYETISGRNPVNKNEIAIGINIAKALHKNLGDFVEIYIEGKQHHLIVTGIYQSIANMSNSARITADVIKVYNATYSSSKQSMINLVDETLSAQIVDDLNNNFKSSVKAVTQQTLLDDVFKVVVAVLIIPLSIIGILFITVTFIIIFSVSRINVRKESGTYGIFKSIGMTSNTIRWSITSGILLLSALGTIFGIFIGVKVIPVALQSIILEYGLLKLPLVINWSITIGLSLLSVVAACLGCWVSTKIIAKTSPRILLVD, encoded by the coding sequence ATGTACGCAATTATTACACTTTGCTTTGCACATATCAAGAAAAGAAAAATCCAAAATGCACTATTAGCAATCCTAATTATGCTATCTACCCTTTTATTAGCTACCTCTGTGACGATCATTATGAATACAAACAATATTTTTGAAAAAACACATCATGATTCAAATGGGGCTCATCAAATTTTAACTATGGGTAAGGATATTCATAATCCAATCACTGTCAACAATTGGTGGCAAGAGCAACAAGGAGTTACTGCCTCGCAGCTCATTCCTTATAGAAATTTATCTGGCTTCACAGTGAATGGTGTAGAAACGTCAAATCTCTACTTATTCATGATGAATACACCAAAATTGCCCTTTGCTATTGACCGATTACTATTTTCAGAGGGTGAAAATCAGGCCTATCCTACTGAAGGAACGATTTGGATTCCCACATCGATGGCTTCTACTTCAAATATTTCACTTGGAGATGCTATTGAATTTAACACCGGCGAAAAAGCTTTTACATTAAGCGTTTCTGGTATAGTTGTAGATTTGCCATATGGTGGACCCTTTACAACGAATGCTCGTATTTGGATGAACGAATTCGACTACAATAAACAATTTGATACGATGATAGGGTCTGAACAATATATGATGGCTCTTCGCTTTGATGATTATCAACAAAGTGCAAACTATTGGAGTGAATTTGAAAAGTTTTTACAAGGCCCGTACCTTGAATCAAAAATGGAATATGAGGAAATTGCTTCGTTCTATTTAATTATTAATAAAATTATAAGCTTTATCATGGTGTCATTCGGTGTTGCAATGTTACTCATTTCATTGTTTATTATTGGCTTTAGTATTTCAGATGCCATTTTAACGAACTATAAAACAATTGGTGTCATTAAATCTCTCGGACTCACTTCTCGGAAAATTAGTGCAACCTATGTTTTACAATTTGCTTTATTATCAGTGTTCTCGATTATTCCTGGTCTTATCGTTAGCACTTTACTTTCTAGAGTAATTATAGAGAGTTCCTTATCTTATTTAAAGGCAGGAAAGCATTTAACAATTACTCAAGATTATAAAATCACTTTGTTAATCGCTGTAATAATCCTTGTCATTGTTATCCTTACTGCGTTCATTTATTCAAATAAAGCACGTCATGTTGAACCCGTACAGGCAATTAAATATGGTATGTCAGAATTTGCTAACAGTAAATTAAATCGGCGTTTAAACAACTCTAATGGACTTTCTAATTTAATTAATTTGCCTATTCATCTTCAAATTGGCATTAAAAGCATCACCAAAAATATGAGAAGTTCCATTTTTATTATTGTCCTTACTGCTATTACTTCTGGTATTTTAGTGTTCAGTGCTGTTATTCTTAATAGCTTTATTTCTATCAAACAAACCTCACCAGAATGGGGCTACGATTCATCACATGTTGTAGTAACAGTTTTTAATGACGCAACATTTTCAAAACAACAGTTTGAACAATTTTTACGCTCAGATAAACGCATTAAAAATCACGCTTGGCTAGATCAATTTACAGGGGTTCTCCCTAATGAACCAAATCAACCGCTAAATATTAATGTCAATACTATTGAGGGTAGTTTTGATGATGCTGGATACGAGACAATCTCTGGCCGTAATCCTGTAAATAAAAATGAAATAGCCATTGGCATTAATATCGCGAAGGCTTTACACAAAAATCTAGGGGACTTTGTGGAAATCTATATCGAAGGCAAGCAGCATCATTTGATTGTTACTGGTATCTATCAATCGATAGCAAATATGTCTAATTCAGCGAGAATTACCGCTGATGTTATCAAAGTTTATAATGCTACCTATTCTTCTTCAAAACAAAGTATGATCAATTTGGTAGATGAGACATTATCAGCTCAAATCGTTGATGATTTAAACAATAACTTTAAAAGCTCTGTCAAAGCTGTCACACAACAAACATTATTAGATGATGTCTTTAAAGTAGTGGTCGCTGTTTTAATAATCCCATTATCTATTATCGGAATTTTATTTATCACTGTAACATTCATCATTATTTTTAGTGTTTCTAGAATAAACGTAAGAAAAGAAAGCGGAACTTACGGAATTTTTAAATCTATTGGTATGACTTCAAATACTATTAGATGGTCCATTACATCAGGAATTCTGCTTCTTTCAGCGCTAGGAACTATATTTGGGATTTTTATCGGTGTTAAAGTAATACCCGTAGCTTTACAAAGTATTATTTTAGAATATGGCTTACTGAAGTTACCCCTTGTGATAAATTGGTCAATAACCATCGGATTATCTCTATTAAGTGTTGTAGCAGCCTGTCTTGGTTGCTGGGTATCTACGAAAATCATCGCCAAAACCTCACCGCGAATTTTGCTCGTTGACTAA
- a CDS encoding LysR family transcriptional regulator: MNLHALRLFTKVAELNSVSKAAQALMISQPAVTIQIRNLEKELGLTLLESKGRGITLTQNGEFLFKQAQRLFDLELDIEHKLEQLKNTGNEDLQIASTHVPSHFLLPKWLAKYKHAYPTTNIHIKSANSQQVIEELLHYKADIAFIVKEDGHHPDINYQFLMNLDYWFIVPYGHPLADQKVTLAELMQEPFVSREDGSSTKEYLNALCKVHKIPPPRVGLQLDGINESIHAIAAGYGTMLAPSIAASSFIQRQQVARVFIKDIDIQRPIFLCTRKNEQNTSSTFNAFINIINNSIS; encoded by the coding sequence ATGAATTTACATGCTCTTAGATTATTCACAAAGGTAGCTGAACTCAACAGTGTTTCTAAGGCAGCGCAAGCTCTAATGATTAGCCAACCTGCCGTTACCATCCAAATAAGAAATTTAGAAAAGGAACTTGGCTTAACTCTTTTAGAATCGAAAGGCCGAGGAATTACTTTAACACAAAATGGGGAATTTTTATTTAAACAGGCTCAGCGATTATTTGATTTAGAATTGGATATTGAACACAAATTAGAGCAATTAAAAAACACTGGTAATGAAGATTTACAAATCGCTTCTACCCATGTTCCATCCCATTTTTTATTACCAAAATGGCTCGCAAAGTATAAGCATGCCTATCCGACAACTAATATCCACATAAAATCAGCTAATTCCCAGCAAGTTATTGAAGAATTACTTCACTATAAGGCTGATATTGCTTTTATCGTAAAAGAGGACGGTCATCATCCAGATATTAATTATCAATTCCTCATGAATCTCGATTATTGGTTTATCGTCCCATATGGACATCCACTGGCAGATCAAAAAGTGACTTTAGCGGAATTAATGCAAGAGCCATTTGTTTCACGAGAAGATGGTAGCTCTACAAAAGAATATTTAAACGCCTTATGTAAGGTTCATAAAATCCCACCGCCAAGAGTAGGGCTGCAACTGGATGGTATCAATGAGTCCATTCACGCCATTGCAGCTGGGTATGGTACGATGCTAGCTCCATCCATAGCGGCTTCCAGCTTTATTCAACGGCAGCAAGTAGCCCGCGTTTTTATAAAAGACATCGACATTCAGCGCCCTATTTTTCTTTGTACACGAAAAAATGAACAAAATACCTCTTCGACCTTTAATGCCTTTATTAACATCATCAATAACTCAATTTCATAA
- a CDS encoding GrpB family protein encodes MSDKIIIMPYNDEWIKEFQDLGSSLRNALGDAAIRIDHIGSTSIPNLAAKPIVDVQVSVSSLDTLDSYRIQLENLGFVYRANNRDITKRYFRETPGNKRIHIHVRKAGSWAEQLALLFRDYMRTHPDDCKRYEELKYALAKRYENNRQMYTESKDKIIWEIIRKADKWSQRTGWNPPRSDA; translated from the coding sequence ATGTCAGACAAAATTATTATCATGCCCTATAATGATGAATGGATAAAAGAATTTCAAGATTTAGGCTCCTCACTGCGCAATGCTTTAGGAGATGCTGCCATAAGGATTGATCATATTGGCTCAACATCTATACCTAACTTGGCAGCTAAGCCAATTGTTGATGTGCAAGTTTCTGTAAGCTCTTTAGACACATTAGATTCCTATAGAATACAACTAGAAAATCTAGGTTTTGTCTATAGAGCAAACAATCGAGATATTACTAAACGCTATTTTCGTGAAACACCCGGTAATAAAAGGATACATATACACGTTCGAAAAGCTGGTAGTTGGGCTGAACAGCTTGCATTGTTATTCAGAGATTATATGAGAACACATCCGGATGACTGTAAACGATATGAGGAATTAAAATATGCTCTTGCTAAAAGATACGAAAATAATCGACAAATGTATACTGAATCAAAAGATAAAATCATATGGGAAATAATAAGAAAAGCGGATAAATGGAGTCAGCGTACTGGCTGGAATCCACCAAGGTCAGATGCTTAA
- the guaD gene encoding guanine deaminase, with translation MTDYTSIFKGTAFSSKSPTKVQILKDYLFFINANGMIEKTVAPEHPDYQNLLTTYQHQENFHQLADGQYFFPGFVDLHVHAPQWAQAGTALDIPLYDWLNTYTFPIESKFSDLEFAQKIYEDLVSTLLANGTTTSLYFATVHKEASLLLAKICAEKGQRGLVGKVVMDDPEQNPDYYRDANTQTALKDTEEFILAVKELAKSTKQGVYPVVTPRFIPSCTDDALKGLGELAAKYDTHIQSHCSESDWEHGYVKERFKKNDAFALHDFGLLSDKSVMAHCNFLNDDDAQLFAETGTAIGHCPISNAYFANSVIPVARFQAKGVDIGLGSDISGGFSPSLFDNARQAVMSSRMLEDGVDPSLPAEKRGVPNSRITITEAFYLATAGGGESLSLPIGRLQENYTWDVQIIDTNIPSAKLPIFDYKEDLQDIFQKIMYLVRPENIREVWVQGNKVHARA, from the coding sequence ATGACTGATTATACGTCAATTTTTAAAGGGACAGCTTTTTCAAGTAAGTCTCCTACAAAAGTACAAATATTAAAGGATTATTTATTCTTCATTAATGCTAATGGAATGATTGAAAAAACAGTAGCTCCTGAGCATCCAGATTATCAAAATCTATTAACTACATATCAGCATCAAGAAAATTTCCATCAATTAGCTGACGGTCAATATTTCTTTCCAGGCTTTGTCGATTTACATGTACATGCACCACAATGGGCACAAGCTGGAACTGCATTAGATATTCCACTTTATGACTGGCTAAATACATACACATTCCCTATCGAATCGAAATTCTCCGATTTAGAGTTTGCACAAAAGATCTATGAAGATTTAGTAAGTACTCTTCTTGCAAATGGAACTACTACATCACTCTATTTTGCAACTGTCCATAAAGAAGCGAGCCTGCTATTAGCGAAAATTTGCGCTGAAAAAGGGCAACGAGGTCTAGTTGGGAAAGTTGTGATGGATGATCCTGAACAAAATCCAGACTATTATCGTGATGCAAATACGCAAACTGCATTAAAAGATACTGAAGAATTTATTTTAGCTGTGAAGGAATTAGCAAAATCAACAAAACAAGGTGTTTATCCAGTTGTAACACCTCGCTTTATTCCAAGCTGTACAGACGATGCATTAAAAGGTCTAGGAGAATTAGCTGCTAAATACGATACACATATCCAATCTCATTGTAGTGAAAGTGATTGGGAGCACGGCTACGTAAAGGAACGATTTAAGAAAAATGATGCCTTTGCCTTACATGATTTTGGCCTATTAAGTGACAAATCAGTGATGGCACATTGTAATTTCTTAAATGATGACGATGCACAATTATTTGCTGAAACAGGTACTGCAATCGGTCATTGTCCAATTTCCAATGCTTATTTTGCAAATAGTGTCATTCCAGTTGCCCGCTTTCAAGCAAAAGGCGTTGATATCGGATTAGGGTCCGATATTTCAGGCGGTTTCTCCCCTAGCCTATTCGATAATGCTAGACAAGCAGTTATGTCATCTAGAATGCTAGAAGACGGTGTCGATCCATCTCTTCCTGCTGAAAAACGCGGTGTCCCAAATTCACGTATTACGATTACAGAAGCATTTTATTTAGCGACAGCTGGTGGCGGAGAAAGCTTAAGCCTTCCTATTGGCCGTTTACAGGAAAACTATACGTGGGATGTACAAATCATCGATACAAACATACCATCTGCAAAACTTCCTATATTTGATTACAAGGAAGATTTACAGGATATCTTCCAAAAAATTATGTATCTTGTGCGCCCAGAAAATATTCGAGAAGTTTGGGTACAAGGAAATAAGGTTCACGCTAGAGCATAG
- a CDS encoding class I SAM-dependent methyltransferase, which produces MARTVPTEEAIKRWNLHAERFTANYDEHGDIHREVLLNPAIFLLLEEVEGKRLLDAGCGEGYLSRKLAQQGAIVTAVDYSEKMLEIARERTQEEVTIQYEYGNCEKLDFLADEQFDCIVSNMVLQDLENYKEALSEMYRLLKPNSTLIFSILHPCFVTPNSGWIRNESLDQQYWKVQRYFYEGVYDQTLPLDSDEKIVFYHRTLTSYMKAIFQAGFTIEDVIEPMPSKEMLTKYPQFEEDLHCADFIVFKLRK; this is translated from the coding sequence ATGGCAAGAACAGTACCGACAGAAGAGGCGATTAAACGCTGGAATCTACATGCAGAAAGGTTTACAGCAAACTACGATGAACATGGTGATATACACCGTGAAGTATTATTAAATCCGGCCATTTTTTTATTATTGGAAGAGGTGGAAGGGAAAAGGCTATTAGATGCAGGATGTGGTGAAGGTTATTTAAGTAGAAAACTTGCTCAACAAGGGGCTATTGTCACAGCTGTTGATTATTCAGAAAAGATGCTAGAAATTGCAAGGGAAAGAACACAGGAGGAAGTCACTATACAATATGAATATGGAAATTGCGAAAAACTAGATTTTTTAGCAGATGAACAGTTTGATTGTATTGTTTCCAATATGGTTCTTCAAGATTTAGAGAATTATAAGGAAGCTTTGAGTGAGATGTATCGGCTGTTAAAACCAAATAGCACTTTGATCTTTTCGATTCTTCATCCTTGCTTTGTTACGCCTAATAGTGGATGGATAAGAAATGAAAGTCTTGACCAACAGTATTGGAAGGTTCAACGATATTTTTATGAAGGTGTATATGATCAAACGCTTCCGCTAGATTCAGATGAAAAAATTGTTTTTTATCACCGAACATTAACGAGCTATATGAAAGCAATTTTTCAAGCAGGATTTACGATAGAAGACGTTATCGAACCGATGCCTTCAAAAGAGATGCTTACAAAGTATCCACAATTCGAGGAAGATTTGCATTGTGCAGATTTTATCGTATTTAAATTAAGAAAATAA
- a CDS encoding DUF523 domain-containing protein, with amino-acid sequence MILISSCLAGLKVRYNGTDSLDERIQKLVLENKAVTVCPELMGGFSTPREPAEIVGGDGEDVLAGKAKVVEKSGRDVTELYLKGAYATLQKALELGATKVILKEYSPSCGSAMIYNGDFNGTKLVGVGVTTALLRRNNIAVFSEEDFSELLMQI; translated from the coding sequence ATGATTTTAATAAGTTCTTGCTTAGCAGGATTAAAGGTACGCTATAACGGAACAGATAGTTTAGATGAAAGAATTCAAAAGCTTGTGTTAGAAAATAAGGCGGTAACTGTATGCCCTGAACTTATGGGAGGTTTTTCGACGCCTCGTGAGCCTGCTGAAATTGTAGGTGGAGATGGAGAAGACGTTCTTGCTGGAAAAGCGAAAGTGGTTGAAAAATCTGGCCGTGATGTAACGGAGCTTTATTTAAAAGGTGCATATGCAACTTTACAGAAAGCTCTCGAACTAGGTGCAACTAAGGTTATTTTAAAAGAGTATAGTCCATCCTGTGGCAGTGCAATGATTTACAATGGAGATTTCAATGGTACAAAATTAGTTGGCGTAGGTGTAACTACTGCCTTGTTAAGAAGAAATAATATTGCGGTCTTTTCTGAAGAAGATTTTTCGGAGTTATTAATGCAAATTTGA
- a CDS encoding ABC transporter ATP-binding protein, giving the protein MDKEVLILAQNLCKTYSTGSEQFHAIKNINIEIYKGDFTVIMGNSGSGKSTLLYLLSGLDSITAGEVYFHGERLDTFTEQQLATFRSKKIGYVYQSSNLVPDMTLLENITLPGYIAKYPKKDVLTKAEMLLNKMGLEEQRNRLPSQTSGGQQQRAAIARALVNDPEILFADEPTGSLNYDQGVAVLDILTNLNKKGQSVVMITHDIKAACRANRLIIIQDGKIGGILNFDQYDDASIQEREHIIFSYVAGKE; this is encoded by the coding sequence GTGGATAAAGAAGTACTTATTCTTGCCCAAAATCTTTGTAAGACATATTCCACAGGTAGTGAGCAATTTCATGCAATAAAAAATATTAATATCGAAATTTATAAAGGAGATTTCACTGTCATTATGGGAAACTCCGGTTCGGGTAAATCGACACTACTTTACCTTTTAAGTGGTCTTGATTCTATTACGGCTGGTGAAGTTTATTTTCATGGAGAAAGATTGGATACATTTACCGAACAGCAGTTAGCTACATTTCGCTCTAAAAAAATTGGATATGTCTATCAAAGTAGTAATCTTGTCCCGGACATGACATTGCTAGAAAACATCACCCTGCCAGGATACATTGCAAAATATCCTAAAAAAGATGTGTTAACAAAAGCGGAGATGCTTTTAAATAAGATGGGACTTGAGGAGCAACGGAATCGTTTACCTTCGCAAACCTCTGGTGGACAGCAACAAAGAGCTGCTATTGCTAGAGCCTTAGTAAATGACCCAGAGATTCTGTTTGCAGATGAACCAACGGGTAGTTTAAATTACGATCAAGGTGTAGCTGTCTTAGACATTTTAACGAATTTGAACAAAAAGGGTCAGTCGGTAGTAATGATTACACATGATATAAAAGCAGCCTGTCGTGCTAATCGGCTTATTATCATTCAGGATGGAAAAATTGGAGGTATTTTAAACTTCGATCAATACGATGATGCTAGTATTCAAGAGCGTGAACATATTATCTTTTCTTATGTTGCGGGAAAGGAGTAA
- a CDS encoding YbfB/YjiJ family MFS transporter produces MNRQHVGILFGGVLLLVVAMGISRFAFTPILPFMRNDVGFSFEVAGFLASSNYIGYFIGALWAGFINRQKKNFLLLSVVLNVLSIVLMGIIEIYSVWLALRLIAGITGGLIFVLTSSIIMDYLAKHSLTRWSGYLFGGIGLGIAISGLFVPAIEARFAWQGTWVGLGILSAVFLVMTFILWRDLDVQDSVKTAKSSDAKMTTGFMPWLIVAYGLEGLGYIITGTFLVDIIHNIPSLQEYSSYSWVIVGVAAIPSAPVWTVLLEKFSAIKILFVAYILQVIGILLPVFSQTAWSVLLSSFLFGLTFVGIVTLTTSYARQLFPTQSGPVVSLLTTFYAFGQIIGPIIAGQLVAFYNSYKAALVFAGVIVFFALIVMLCGRWVTVKRQATLDNALPIKTQSSP; encoded by the coding sequence ATGAATCGACAGCATGTTGGAATTTTATTTGGAGGGGTGCTATTACTTGTAGTAGCAATGGGAATTAGTAGATTTGCATTCACGCCAATTTTGCCATTTATGCGTAATGATGTCGGGTTTTCGTTTGAAGTTGCAGGATTTTTGGCATCAAGTAATTATATCGGCTATTTTATTGGCGCGTTGTGGGCAGGATTTATCAATCGCCAAAAAAAGAACTTTTTATTGCTAAGTGTTGTTTTGAATGTCCTTTCTATTGTTCTTATGGGAATCATTGAAATATACAGTGTTTGGCTTGCGCTTCGTCTGATTGCAGGCATCACAGGGGGACTTATTTTTGTATTAACATCGAGCATTATTATGGATTACTTAGCAAAGCATTCACTTACACGATGGTCAGGCTATTTATTTGGTGGTATTGGATTAGGAATTGCTATTTCAGGTTTATTTGTACCAGCTATTGAAGCGCGTTTTGCATGGCAAGGTACATGGGTCGGCTTAGGGATTTTATCTGCTGTGTTTTTAGTGATGACATTTATACTTTGGAGAGATTTGGATGTACAGGATAGTGTGAAAACCGCTAAATCCTCTGATGCAAAAATGACAACGGGCTTTATGCCATGGCTGATTGTCGCATATGGCTTAGAGGGGTTAGGCTATATTATCACAGGTACTTTTTTAGTAGATATCATTCATAATATTCCTTCACTCCAAGAGTACTCATCGTATAGCTGGGTCATTGTTGGAGTAGCGGCCATACCGTCAGCACCTGTTTGGACTGTGCTATTAGAAAAGTTTTCAGCAATTAAGATTTTGTTTGTGGCATACATATTACAAGTGATAGGTATCTTGTTACCGGTATTTTCACAAACAGCATGGAGCGTTTTATTATCGTCATTTTTATTCGGCTTAACATTTGTAGGAATTGTAACGTTAACGACCTCCTATGCGCGCCAGTTATTCCCGACACAAAGCGGTCCGGTAGTATCTTTGTTAACAACTTTTTATGCATTTGGACAAATTATCGGTCCAATCATCGCTGGTCAGCTTGTGGCGTTTTATAATAGCTATAAGGCAGCGCTTGTATTTGCAGGAGTCATCGTATTTTTTGCATTAATTGTTATGTTATGTGGAAGATGGGTAACTGTTAAACGACAGGCAACTTTAGACAATGCATTGCCGATCAAAACTCAATCCAGTCCTTGA
- a CDS encoding 8-oxo-dGTP diphosphatase: MVEFTICFLKKGDQILLLNRDFPEWMGAWNGVGGKIEKNETPLAGALREIKEETGISLQDITYKGKITWTDGITNFGCMYAFIAELPESYPYATPIKVAEGILDWKDLSWIFHPQNVGIANLNYYLPKMLEETNNYEYIFTYKESKLIDVTTTPLEQTFTV, translated from the coding sequence ATGGTTGAATTTACAATTTGTTTTCTTAAGAAGGGTGACCAAATATTATTGCTAAATAGGGATTTTCCAGAGTGGATGGGGGCTTGGAATGGTGTAGGTGGAAAGATTGAGAAAAATGAAACGCCACTGGCTGGTGCATTACGAGAAATTAAGGAAGAAACGGGCATCTCACTTCAGGATATTACATACAAAGGAAAAATAACGTGGACTGACGGAATCACTAACTTTGGCTGCATGTATGCCTTTATTGCTGAATTACCAGAATCCTATCCATATGCGACACCGATTAAAGTCGCAGAAGGCATTCTCGATTGGAAAGATCTATCATGGATTTTTCACCCTCAAAATGTAGGAATAGCAAATTTAAATTATTACTTACCAAAAATGCTAGAAGAAACAAACAACTATGAATATATATTTACATATAAAGAGAGTAAATTGATTGACGTTACTACTACTCCATTAGAGCAAACCTTTACTGTATAG
- a CDS encoding Rpn family recombination-promoting nuclease/putative transposase translates to MSENVLRRIPLEKFVDLKVDYAFKQLFGNKKNKDLTIFFLNAILNRTGHRAIKEVSFMSQEFSGEHRDDKQSRLDILVKTQENIAINIEIQLSNQHDMIKRTLYYWSKIYTSELKKGFGYHKLRPTITINICNFSLFEQTDAYHTTFHLNEDDRKFRIDDVLEITL, encoded by the coding sequence ATGAGTGAAAATGTATTACGTAGAATTCCACTTGAAAAATTTGTAGATCTCAAAGTCGATTACGCATTTAAGCAATTATTTGGAAATAAAAAAAATAAAGACCTAACGATTTTCTTTCTGAATGCAATTTTAAATCGAACAGGTCACCGCGCTATTAAGGAAGTCTCTTTTATGAGTCAAGAATTTAGTGGTGAACATAGAGATGATAAGCAATCGCGGTTAGATATTCTAGTGAAAACTCAGGAGAATATAGCGATAAATATTGAAATTCAATTAAGCAATCAGCATGATATGATCAAGCGGACACTATACTATTGGTCAAAAATTTACACTTCAGAGCTTAAAAAAGGTTTTGGTTATCATAAACTAAGACCAACAATTACTATTAATATTTGTAATTTTAGTTTATTTGAGCAAACTGATGCTTATCATACTACATTTCATCTGAATGAAGATGACAGAAAATTTAGAATTGACGATGTTCTTGAAATCACTTTATAG
- a CDS encoding DUF6886 family protein, whose product MRIVHVSEESDITVFYPRLPDRLDLDPEKGLVWAINETCLPNFLIPRNCPRVCYHIGADTTEQDKRAYIASTSCSHVIVIESKWFETMKNTNLYLYEFDSNGFTLQDQNAGYYTSETTQIPIAKIEVENLFEELFKRNVEVRIVDNLWDIHDEIQKTSFNWSMCRMRFAQPRK is encoded by the coding sequence GTGCGTATAGTTCATGTCAGTGAGGAAAGTGATATTACAGTATTCTATCCACGATTACCTGATCGATTAGATTTAGATCCAGAAAAAGGGCTAGTATGGGCAATCAACGAAACATGTTTACCTAACTTTTTAATCCCTAGAAATTGCCCACGAGTTTGCTATCATATTGGTGCCGATACAACCGAACAGGATAAACGAGCCTATATAGCATCGACATCGTGTTCACACGTTATTGTTATTGAAAGCAAGTGGTTTGAGACGATGAAAAATACGAATCTTTACTTATATGAATTTGATAGTAATGGATTCACACTACAAGACCAAAATGCTGGTTATTATACAAGTGAAACTACACAAATTCCAATTGCTAAAATTGAAGTGGAAAATTTGTTTGAGGAATTGTTTAAGCGTAATGTTGAAGTACGAATAGTTGATAATTTGTGGGATATTCATGATGAAATTCAAAAAACATCATTTAATTGGTCCATGTGTAGAATGCGATTTGCGCAACCAAGAAAATAA